From Streptomyces qinzhouensis, one genomic window encodes:
- a CDS encoding TcmI family type II polyketide cyclase, translating into MSAGTGTSRTGTDRGTGTGSAHRALIVARMAPGSADGIAGLFAASDRGELPHLVGVNRRSLFQFGPDLYLHLIESDRPPGPEIAKVTEHPEFRELSDRLQAYVSPYDPATWRSPKDAMARQFYSWTSD; encoded by the coding sequence ATGAGCGCGGGCACCGGCACCAGCCGTACGGGTACGGACCGGGGTACGGGTACGGGCTCCGCCCACCGGGCGCTGATCGTGGCCCGGATGGCGCCCGGCTCGGCGGACGGGATCGCCGGTCTTTTCGCCGCGTCCGACCGGGGCGAACTGCCCCATCTGGTCGGCGTCAACCGGCGCAGCCTCTTCCAGTTCGGCCCCGATCTGTATCTGCATCTGATCGAGTCGGACCGGCCGCCGGGACCGGAGATCGCGAAGGTGACCGAGCACCCCGAGTTCCGGGAGCTCAGCGACCGGCTCCAGGCGTACGTCTCCCCGTACGACCCGGCTACGTGGCGTTCGCCGAAGGACGCGATGGCCCGTCAGTTCTACTCCTGGACGAGCGACTGA
- a CDS encoding FAD-dependent oxidoreductase, translated as MEEPVKHSVTATAAQQPGAPALRVPVLVVGGSLVGLSSSLFLSRHGIPHLLVEKHSGTSAHPRGRGMNLRTMELFRVAGVEAEIREASAVLADNHGILQARSLVGDDGEWLFREIDPGGGHRAISPSGWCLCSQNDIEPVLDARSREYGADLRFSHELHSFEQDEEGVTGLVENRATGARFTVRADYLVAADGPRSPVREALGIGQSGNGELFHNVSMTFTSHGLAEVVGDRRFIVCYLTSPGADGALLPVNNRERWVFHAPWHPEVGEPLEAFTDERCRDHIRAAVGVPGLDVEITGKAPWHAAERVAERYGSGRVFLAGDSAHEMSPTGAFGSNTGIQDAHNLAWKLAAVLKGWAGPGLLESYGAERLPVARATSVRASARSAEHSHPGYAPVASATTRRGNVLTVAMGYGYPRGAVAGADPEAPVVPDAMRITGAPGTRAPHLWVTRAGERISTIDLYERVPVLLCAEGSVWREVAHQDAARLSVPLEVLTFGRGPEADLVPEEGADWSVAHGVEPGGALLVRPDGFVAWRAEGPLPAPGAAVAEALTTVLSLDTRSPDQEARMLDGAARPAAPTAPEDPGRTGDPSPSGV; from the coding sequence ATGGAAGAGCCCGTGAAGCACTCCGTGACCGCAACCGCAGCGCAGCAACCCGGGGCCCCCGCGCTCCGGGTCCCGGTCCTTGTCGTGGGCGGGTCCCTGGTGGGCCTGTCCAGCTCCCTGTTCCTCAGCCGCCACGGCATTCCGCATCTGCTCGTCGAGAAGCATTCGGGCACCTCCGCGCATCCGCGCGGGCGGGGCATGAATCTGCGCACGATGGAGCTGTTCCGGGTGGCCGGGGTGGAGGCCGAGATCCGGGAGGCGTCGGCGGTCCTCGCGGACAACCACGGAATTCTCCAGGCGCGCTCGCTGGTGGGGGACGACGGGGAGTGGCTGTTCCGCGAGATCGACCCGGGCGGCGGGCACCGGGCGATCAGCCCGAGCGGCTGGTGTCTGTGCAGCCAGAACGACATCGAGCCGGTGCTCGACGCCCGCTCCCGCGAGTACGGCGCCGATCTGCGCTTCTCCCATGAGCTGCACTCGTTCGAACAGGACGAGGAGGGGGTGACCGGGCTGGTGGAGAACCGGGCCACCGGGGCGCGGTTCACCGTACGGGCCGACTATCTGGTCGCGGCGGACGGTCCGCGCAGCCCGGTGCGGGAGGCGCTCGGCATCGGCCAGAGCGGCAACGGCGAGCTGTTCCACAACGTGAGCATGACGTTCACCTCGCACGGGCTCGCGGAGGTGGTCGGGGACCGCCGGTTCATCGTCTGCTATCTGACCAGCCCGGGCGCGGACGGGGCGCTGCTGCCGGTGAACAACCGCGAGCGGTGGGTCTTCCACGCGCCCTGGCACCCGGAGGTCGGCGAGCCGCTGGAGGCGTTCACCGACGAGCGGTGCCGGGACCACATCAGGGCCGCGGTCGGGGTGCCCGGGCTGGATGTGGAGATCACCGGGAAGGCGCCGTGGCACGCGGCGGAGCGGGTCGCCGAGCGGTACGGGTCGGGGCGGGTGTTCCTGGCGGGCGATTCGGCGCACGAGATGTCGCCCACGGGCGCCTTCGGCTCCAACACCGGGATCCAGGACGCGCACAACCTGGCGTGGAAACTGGCGGCGGTCCTCAAGGGCTGGGCGGGTCCGGGGCTGCTGGAGAGCTACGGCGCCGAGCGGCTGCCGGTGGCCCGGGCCACCAGCGTCCGGGCGTCGGCCCGCTCGGCGGAGCACAGCCATCCGGGTTACGCGCCGGTGGCTTCGGCGACCACCCGCCGGGGCAACGTCCTGACGGTGGCGATGGGGTACGGCTATCCGCGCGGCGCGGTCGCGGGCGCCGATCCCGAGGCGCCGGTGGTCCCGGACGCCATGCGGATCACGGGCGCGCCGGGCACCCGGGCGCCGCATCTGTGGGTCACCCGCGCGGGCGAGCGGATCTCGACGATCGACCTCTACGAGCGGGTCCCGGTGCTGCTGTGCGCCGAGGGGTCGGTCTGGCGGGAGGTGGCGCACCAGGACGCGGCCAGGCTGTCGGTGCCGCTGGAGGTGCTCACCTTCGGCCGCGGCCCGGAGGCCGATCTGGTGCCGGAGGAGGGCGCGGACTGGTCGGTGGCGCACGGGGTGGAGCCGGGGGGCGCGCTGCTGGTGCGCCCGGACGGTTTTGTGGCCTGGCGGGCGGAAGGGCCGCTGCCCGCGCCGGGCGCGGCGGTGGCCGAGGCACTGACCACGGTGCTGAGCCTGGACACCCGCAGCCCCGACCAGGAGGCCCGGATGCTGGACGGCGCCGCCCGCCCGGCGGCCCCCACCGCCCCGGAGGACCCGGGGCGGACCGGGGACCCGAGCCCGTCGGGCGTCTGA
- a CDS encoding SRPBCC family protein produces MPGHTENEIIVAAPLDLVWEITNDLENWPELFSEYASVEVLERVGDTTTFRLTMHPDENGKVWSWVSERTPDRANRQVRARRVETGPFQHMDIEWEYTEVPGGTRMHWRQDFAMKPDAPVDDEWMTENINRNSKIQMALIRDKIEARARAGARR; encoded by the coding sequence GTGCCCGGACACACCGAGAACGAGATCATCGTCGCCGCACCCCTGGATCTCGTCTGGGAGATCACCAACGACCTGGAGAACTGGCCGGAGCTGTTCAGCGAGTACGCCTCGGTCGAGGTCCTCGAACGGGTCGGTGACACCACCACCTTCCGGCTGACCATGCACCCCGACGAGAACGGGAAGGTGTGGAGCTGGGTCTCCGAGCGCACCCCCGACCGGGCCAACCGCCAGGTGCGGGCCCGCCGGGTGGAGACCGGGCCGTTCCAGCACATGGACATCGAGTGGGAGTACACCGAGGTTCCCGGCGGTACGAGGATGCACTGGCGGCAGGATTTCGCGATGAAGCCGGACGCCCCCGTCGACGACGAGTGGATGACCGAGAACATCAACCGCAACTCCAAGATCCAGATGGCGTTGATCCGCGACAAGATCGAGGCTCGCGCGCGGGCGGGGGCGCGGCGATGA
- a CDS encoding SchA/CurD-like domain-containing protein: protein MTTLSERISQSVFDGSRLRVILLLDLYEGAQKEFLEAYEHMRNSVASVPGHISDQLCQSIENPSQWLITSEWESAPPFLAWVNSEEHVETVQPLHSCVRDTRSLKFNVLRETGQVFSISPEQQRKPADARASVRVGDGVVRHALTFTVKPGSEQTVAKILAGYSSPAARVDDHTRLRRTSLFMHGNRVVRAIEVQGDLMAALRHVSKQPEVRAVEEAINPYLEQDRDLDDANSARVFFTRAALPAVHHVSAEGRPPGEVNRHALFYQAKEGCGLAVARLLAQQDEQAAAHDKDPIVSSTVFHRDDIVVRLIDVSGPIADHTVLALGVQGARKTATLAKLLIDGGELPHTAAEITEGDPGVARFVTRADMQLITDRFAPEEN, encoded by the coding sequence ATGACCACCCTGTCGGAACGCATATCGCAGTCCGTCTTCGACGGCTCCCGGCTCCGCGTGATCCTCCTGCTCGACCTCTACGAAGGAGCCCAGAAGGAGTTCCTGGAGGCGTACGAGCACATGCGTAACAGCGTGGCCTCGGTCCCCGGCCACATCAGCGACCAGCTCTGCCAGTCCATCGAGAACCCGTCGCAGTGGCTGATCACCAGCGAATGGGAGAGCGCACCGCCCTTCCTGGCCTGGGTGAACAGCGAGGAACACGTCGAGACCGTACAGCCGCTGCACAGCTGCGTCCGCGACACCAGGTCGCTGAAGTTCAATGTGCTGCGCGAGACCGGACAGGTCTTCAGCATCAGCCCCGAACAGCAGCGCAAGCCCGCCGACGCCCGGGCGTCCGTCCGGGTCGGCGACGGCGTCGTCCGCCACGCCCTCACCTTCACCGTGAAGCCGGGCAGCGAACAGACCGTCGCCAAGATCCTGGCCGGCTACAGCTCGCCCGCCGCCCGGGTCGACGACCACACCAGGCTGCGCCGGACGTCCCTCTTCATGCACGGCAACCGGGTCGTCCGGGCCATCGAGGTCCAGGGCGATCTGATGGCGGCGCTGCGGCATGTGTCCAAACAGCCCGAGGTCAGGGCCGTGGAAGAGGCCATCAACCCCTATCTGGAGCAGGACCGGGACCTCGACGACGCCAACTCGGCCCGGGTCTTCTTCACCCGGGCGGCCCTGCCCGCCGTCCACCATGTCTCCGCTGAGGGCAGACCACCCGGCGAGGTCAACCGGCACGCCCTCTTCTACCAGGCCAAGGAGGGCTGCGGACTGGCCGTCGCCCGGCTCCTCGCCCAGCAGGACGAACAGGCCGCCGCGCACGACAAGGACCCGATCGTCTCGTCCACCGTCTTCCACCGCGACGACATCGTCGTCCGGCTGATCGACGTCAGCGGGCCGATCGCGGACCACACGGTCCTCGCCCTCGGCGTCCAGGGCGCCCGCAAGACCGCCACCCTCGCCAAGCTCCTCATCGACGGCGGGGAGCTGCCGCACACGGCGGCCGAGATCACCGAGGGCGACCCGGGCGTCGCCCGCTTCGTCACCCGCGCCGATATGCAGCTCATCACCGACCGGTTCGCCCCGGAAGAGAACTGA
- a CDS encoding ketosynthase chain-length factor, translating to MGSASRPANRRGTAPERRTVVTGIGVVAPNGIGADVFWKSTQEGISVLDRVTREGCEQLPLRVGGEVRDFEPGAMVEDRFLVQTDRFTHFGMAAADLALADARLGRADYEKFPFGVGVVTASGSGGGEFGQRELQQLWGRGSRFVGPYQSIAWFYAASTGQISIRGGFKGPCGVVCSDEAGGLDAIAHAAGAVVRGTDAVVVGSAEAPLAPYSVVCQLGYDDLSRADDPARAYRPFTADACGFAPAEGGAMLVVEEENAALARGVRPRARIAGHAATFTGPGRWADSREGLARAIRGALEAAGCAPEEIDVVFADAVGTPEADRAEALAIADALGGHGTRVPVTAPKTGIGRAYCGGPVLDAAAAVMAMEHGLVPPTPNVFDVCHDLDVVTGKARRMPLRTALVLSRGLMGSNAALVLRSGAPE from the coding sequence ATGGGCAGCGCGAGCAGGCCGGCGAACCGCCGCGGCACGGCACCCGAGCGCCGGACCGTCGTCACCGGCATCGGGGTCGTCGCCCCCAACGGCATCGGCGCCGACGTCTTCTGGAAGTCCACACAGGAGGGCATCAGCGTCCTCGACCGGGTGACCCGGGAGGGCTGCGAGCAGCTGCCGCTGCGGGTCGGCGGTGAAGTACGCGACTTCGAACCCGGCGCCATGGTCGAGGACCGCTTCCTCGTCCAGACCGACCGCTTCACCCACTTCGGGATGGCCGCCGCGGACCTCGCCCTCGCCGATGCCCGGCTCGGCCGCGCCGACTACGAGAAGTTCCCCTTCGGCGTCGGCGTGGTCACCGCGTCCGGCTCCGGCGGCGGCGAGTTCGGCCAGCGCGAACTCCAGCAGCTGTGGGGCCGCGGCTCCCGCTTCGTCGGCCCCTACCAGTCGATCGCCTGGTTCTACGCGGCCAGCACCGGCCAGATCTCCATCCGCGGCGGCTTCAAGGGCCCCTGCGGGGTGGTCTGCAGCGACGAGGCCGGCGGCCTCGACGCCATCGCCCACGCCGCCGGGGCCGTCGTCCGCGGCACCGACGCCGTCGTCGTCGGCTCGGCGGAGGCACCGCTCGCGCCGTACTCCGTCGTCTGCCAGCTGGGCTACGACGATCTGAGCCGGGCCGACGACCCGGCCCGCGCCTACCGCCCGTTCACCGCCGACGCCTGCGGATTCGCCCCCGCCGAGGGCGGCGCGATGCTGGTGGTCGAGGAGGAGAACGCGGCACTGGCCCGCGGGGTGCGGCCCCGGGCCCGGATCGCCGGGCACGCCGCCACCTTCACCGGCCCCGGCCGCTGGGCGGACTCCCGGGAGGGCCTGGCCCGGGCCATCAGGGGCGCACTGGAGGCCGCCGGCTGCGCCCCGGAGGAGATCGACGTGGTCTTCGCCGACGCCGTGGGCACCCCCGAGGCCGACCGGGCGGAGGCCCTCGCCATCGCCGACGCGCTGGGCGGCCACGGCACCCGGGTGCCGGTGACCGCCCCCAAGACCGGCATCGGCCGCGCCTACTGCGGCGGCCCGGTGCTGGACGCCGCCGCCGCCGTCATGGCCATGGAGCACGGCCTCGTACCCCCCACACCGAACGTCTTCGACGTCTGCCACGACCTCGACGTCGTCACCGGCAAGGCGCGACGGATGCCGCTGCGGACGGCGCTGGTGCTCAGCCGGGGCCTGATGGGCTCGAACGCGGCGCTGGTGCTGCGCAGCGGGGCCCCGGAGTGA
- a CDS encoding acyl carrier protein, whose translation MDSLTSGALAELMRKNAGVNVDPETFADAPDTPFEDYGLDSLGLLGIVATLENQYGRPMPQDAERCKTPREFLALVNDTLLKSGA comes from the coding sequence ATGGACAGCCTGACCTCCGGCGCACTGGCCGAACTGATGCGCAAGAACGCCGGTGTGAACGTCGACCCGGAGACCTTCGCCGACGCGCCCGACACCCCCTTCGAGGACTACGGCCTCGACTCGCTCGGCCTCCTCGGCATCGTCGCCACGCTGGAGAACCAGTACGGCCGCCCGATGCCGCAGGACGCGGAGCGCTGCAAGACCCCCCGCGAGTTCCTCGCCCTCGTCAACGACACCCTTCTCAAGAGCGGAGCCTGA
- a CDS encoding SpoIIE family protein phosphatase, whose amino-acid sequence MRSVAGQVFLLQVVIVILLVAAGMVALVLQSHSDSEREATRRSLAVAETFANAPGIEAALKSPDPTAALQPRAETARKLSGVDFVVVLDPGGKRLTAPEPGLIGKQFHGETAPALHGGVVEEQVGGPLGPLVQATVPVHGADGSVIGLVSAGVTLERVSGVVEEQFPLLFGVAGGVLLLATVGTALVTGRLRRQTHGLGPEEMTRMYEHHDAVLHAVREGVLILDGDRRLLLVNDEARRLLGLPAEVEGRTVDELDLDPHTARLLSSGRIASDEVYRVGRRLLAVNQRATDQDGGPPGTVATIRDTTELAALSGRVDVAQQRLRLLYDAGEKIGTTLDVVRTCEELAEFAAARFADYATVDLVETVLRGEEPTVTGAGADMRRTAYSGPRNDTALFALGTTIRFLPDTPMGAGLGKGEGVLEPDLAAYTGWEQQSQGRARRLVEAGFHSMIAVPLRARGAILGVAMFWRSDRPEPFDEEDRSLAEELVARAAVSVDNARRYSREHTMAVTLQRSLLPRGLPEQSALETAFRYRPAQAGLGGLGGVGGDWFDIIALPGSRVALVVGDVVGHGLHAAATMGRLRTAVHNFSTLDLPPDELLWHLDELVVRIDQEDSEAEAAAEAGVTGATCLIAIYDPATGVCTMARAGHVQPVIVHPDGTAAFANVPGGPPLGLGGMPFETLELRLPEGTTLVLYTDGLVEDRDRDMDDGLMLLRSTLSGHGGRTPDETCEAVLRALLPENPRDDIALLVGRTKVLDASRVAEWDVPSDPSAVGEVRARVAGTLKEWDLEDEAFTTELILSELVTNAIRYAVGPIRVRLIRDRALICEVSDHSSTSPHLRQAASTDEGGRGLFLVAQFADRWGTRYTPGGKVIWTEQPLAGR is encoded by the coding sequence ATGCGCAGCGTCGCGGGCCAGGTCTTCCTCCTCCAGGTCGTCATCGTGATCCTGCTGGTGGCCGCGGGGATGGTGGCGCTCGTCCTCCAGTCGCATTCGGACAGCGAGCGGGAGGCCACCCGCCGTTCCCTCGCGGTGGCCGAGACCTTCGCGAACGCCCCCGGTATCGAGGCGGCGCTGAAGAGCCCGGATCCGACGGCGGCCCTCCAGCCCCGGGCCGAGACGGCCCGCAAGCTGTCGGGGGTGGACTTCGTCGTGGTGCTGGACCCCGGGGGCAAGCGGCTCACCGCCCCCGAGCCCGGTCTCATCGGCAAGCAGTTCCACGGCGAGACCGCGCCCGCACTGCACGGCGGGGTGGTCGAGGAGCAGGTGGGCGGGCCACTGGGACCGCTGGTGCAGGCCACGGTGCCGGTGCACGGCGCCGACGGCTCGGTCATCGGTCTGGTGTCGGCAGGCGTGACACTGGAACGTGTGAGCGGGGTCGTCGAGGAGCAGTTCCCGCTGCTGTTCGGGGTGGCCGGGGGCGTACTGCTGCTCGCCACCGTCGGCACGGCCCTGGTGACCGGGCGACTGCGGCGTCAGACCCATGGACTGGGTCCCGAGGAGATGACCCGGATGTACGAACACCACGATGCCGTCCTGCACGCCGTGCGGGAGGGCGTGCTGATCCTGGACGGCGACCGGCGGCTGCTGCTCGTCAACGACGAGGCGCGCCGGCTGCTGGGGCTGCCCGCCGAGGTCGAGGGCCGTACGGTCGACGAGCTGGACCTCGACCCGCATACCGCCCGGCTGCTGTCGTCGGGCCGGATCGCCAGTGACGAGGTCTACCGGGTGGGCCGGCGGCTGCTGGCGGTGAACCAGCGGGCCACCGACCAGGACGGCGGACCCCCCGGTACGGTCGCCACCATCCGCGACACCACCGAGCTGGCGGCGCTCAGCGGCCGGGTCGACGTGGCCCAGCAGCGGCTGCGGCTGCTGTACGACGCGGGCGAGAAGATCGGCACCACCCTCGATGTGGTCCGCACCTGCGAGGAGCTGGCCGAGTTCGCCGCCGCCCGGTTCGCCGACTACGCGACGGTCGATCTGGTGGAGACGGTGCTGCGCGGCGAGGAGCCGACGGTCACGGGCGCGGGCGCCGATATGCGCCGGACCGCGTACAGCGGGCCGCGGAACGACACCGCGCTGTTCGCGCTGGGGACGACGATCCGCTTTCTGCCGGATACCCCCATGGGTGCGGGCCTGGGCAAGGGCGAGGGCGTACTCGAACCCGATCTGGCCGCGTACACCGGCTGGGAGCAGCAGTCCCAGGGACGGGCCCGCAGGCTGGTGGAGGCCGGTTTCCATTCGATGATCGCGGTACCGCTGCGGGCCCGCGGCGCGATCCTCGGGGTGGCGATGTTCTGGCGCTCCGACCGGCCGGAGCCCTTTGACGAGGAGGATCGGTCCCTGGCGGAGGAGCTGGTGGCGCGGGCCGCGGTCAGCGTCGACAACGCCCGCCGCTACTCCCGCGAGCACACGATGGCGGTGACCCTCCAGCGCAGTCTGCTGCCGCGCGGGCTGCCGGAGCAGAGCGCGCTGGAGACGGCGTTCCGCTACCGTCCGGCGCAGGCGGGCCTGGGCGGGCTCGGCGGGGTCGGCGGCGACTGGTTCGACATCATCGCACTGCCCGGCTCCCGGGTGGCCCTGGTGGTCGGGGATGTCGTCGGCCACGGGCTGCACGCCGCCGCGACCATGGGCCGGCTGCGGACGGCCGTACACAACTTCTCCACCCTCGACCTGCCGCCGGACGAACTGCTGTGGCATCTGGACGAGCTGGTGGTCAGGATCGACCAGGAGGACAGCGAGGCTGAGGCCGCGGCGGAGGCGGGCGTCACCGGCGCCACCTGTCTGATCGCGATCTACGATCCGGCGACCGGGGTGTGCACGATGGCCCGGGCCGGCCATGTCCAGCCCGTGATCGTCCATCCGGACGGTACGGCCGCGTTCGCGAACGTACCCGGCGGGCCGCCGCTGGGCCTGGGCGGGATGCCGTTCGAGACGCTGGAGCTGCGGCTCCCCGAGGGCACCACTCTGGTGCTGTACACCGACGGTCTGGTCGAGGACCGCGACCGGGACATGGACGACGGTCTGATGCTGCTGCGCTCCACGCTCTCCGGCCACGGCGGCCGGACACCGGACGAGACGTGCGAGGCGGTGCTGCGCGCCCTGCTGCCGGAGAATCCGCGGGACGATATCGCCCTGCTGGTGGGACGGACGAAGGTCCTCGACGCCTCGCGGGTGGCCGAGTGGGACGTCCCGTCCGACCCCTCGGCGGTCGGCGAGGTACGGGCCCGGGTAGCGGGCACCCTGAAGGAGTGGGACCTGGAGGACGAGGCGTTCACCACCGAGCTGATCCTCAGTGAGCTGGTCACCAACGCCATCCGGTACGCGGTGGGGCCGATCCGGGTACGGCTCATCCGCGACCGCGCCCTGATCTGCGAGGTCTCCGACCACAGCAGCACCTCGCCGCATCTGCGCCAGGCGGCGAGCACGGACGAGGGCGGCCGGGGGCTGTTCCTGGTGGCCCAGTTCGCCGACCGCTGGGGCACCCGCTACACGCCGGGCGGCAAGGTCATCTGGACGGAACAGCCCCTGGCCGGGCGGTAG
- a CDS encoding cupin domain-containing protein encodes MTTHSPRIVDLSETQPNTRRGGDLRALLTPTAVGATSGFMGVAIIQPGEFIAEHYHPYSEEFVYIVNGLLEVDLDGEPHPLRPDQGLLIPKDLRHRFRNVGNVEARMVFHLGPLAPRPDLGHVDTEVNPAGAPAGGPPERSGAVS; translated from the coding sequence ATGACCACGCACAGCCCACGCATCGTGGACCTCAGCGAGACGCAGCCCAACACCCGGCGCGGCGGAGATCTGCGCGCCCTGCTCACGCCCACCGCGGTGGGGGCCACGAGCGGGTTCATGGGCGTCGCCATCATCCAGCCGGGCGAGTTCATCGCCGAGCACTACCACCCGTACTCGGAAGAGTTCGTGTACATCGTGAACGGGCTCCTCGAAGTCGACCTGGACGGCGAACCGCACCCCCTCCGGCCCGACCAGGGCCTGCTCATCCCCAAGGATCTGCGGCACCGCTTCCGCAATGTCGGCAATGTCGAGGCCCGGATGGTCTTCCACCTCGGCCCGCTGGCACCCCGCCCCGACCTCGGCCATGTCGATACCGAGGTCAATCCGGCGGGCGCCCCCGCCGGCGGCCCGCCGGAACGGTCCGGAGCCGTCTCATGA
- a CDS encoding beta-ketoacyl-[acyl-carrier-protein] synthase family protein, with the protein MTRRVAVTGVGVVAPGGVGAPAFWELLVNGRTATRGITLFDPAGFRSRIAAEVDFEPEQHGLGREDIARQDRYIQFALVAAAEAIRDAGLDPDREDPWRTGVFLGSAVGGTTRLEHDYVAVSASGTRWAVDHRPAATHLHRAFSPSTLASAVAEQCGAKGPVQTVSTGCTSGLDAVGYAFQAIEDGRADVVVAGASDSPISPITVACFDAIKATSPNNDDPAHASRPFDADRDGFVMGEGGAVLVLEELEHARARGATVYCEISGYATFGNAYHMTGLTPEGLEMARAIDTALDHARVDRTDVDYVNAHGSGTKQNDRHETAAVKRSLGDHAYKTPMSSIKSMVGHSLGAIGAIELVACVLAMDRQVVPPTANYETPDPECDLDYVPRTARPRKLRTVLSVGSGFGGFQSAVVMNRPGERTSGRT; encoded by the coding sequence ATGACCCGGCGGGTGGCGGTCACCGGGGTCGGCGTCGTCGCCCCCGGCGGGGTCGGCGCCCCGGCGTTCTGGGAGCTGCTCGTGAACGGGCGTACCGCGACCCGCGGCATCACCCTCTTCGATCCGGCCGGGTTCCGTTCCCGGATCGCCGCCGAGGTCGACTTCGAGCCCGAGCAGCACGGACTCGGCCGGGAGGACATCGCCCGGCAGGACCGCTACATCCAGTTCGCCCTGGTCGCGGCGGCCGAGGCGATACGCGACGCGGGGCTCGACCCCGACCGGGAGGACCCCTGGCGGACGGGAGTCTTCCTCGGCAGCGCGGTGGGCGGCACCACCCGGCTGGAGCACGACTACGTCGCCGTCTCCGCCTCCGGCACCCGCTGGGCCGTCGACCACCGCCCCGCCGCGACCCACCTCCACCGGGCGTTCTCACCCAGCACCCTCGCCTCGGCCGTCGCCGAACAGTGCGGCGCCAAAGGGCCGGTGCAGACCGTCTCCACGGGCTGCACCTCCGGCCTCGACGCCGTCGGATACGCCTTCCAGGCGATCGAGGACGGCCGCGCCGACGTCGTCGTCGCGGGCGCCTCGGACTCCCCGATATCCCCGATCACCGTCGCCTGCTTCGACGCCATCAAGGCGACCTCCCCCAACAACGACGACCCCGCGCACGCGTCCCGCCCCTTCGACGCCGACCGCGACGGATTCGTCATGGGGGAGGGCGGCGCCGTCCTCGTCCTGGAGGAGCTGGAACACGCCCGGGCCCGCGGCGCCACCGTGTACTGCGAGATCAGCGGGTACGCCACCTTCGGCAACGCCTACCACATGACCGGACTCACCCCCGAGGGACTGGAGATGGCCCGCGCCATCGACACCGCCCTCGACCATGCCCGGGTCGACCGCACCGACGTCGACTACGTCAACGCGCACGGCTCCGGCACCAAACAGAACGACCGCCACGAGACCGCCGCCGTCAAACGATCGCTCGGCGACCACGCGTACAAGACGCCGATGAGCTCCATCAAATCCATGGTGGGGCACTCCCTCGGCGCGATCGGCGCGATAGAGCTGGTGGCCTGCGTCCTCGCGATGGACCGCCAGGTCGTACCGCCGACGGCGAACTACGAGACCCCCGACCCCGAGTGCGACCTGGACTACGTGCCCCGCACCGCCCGCCCCCGGAAGCTGCGCACCGTGCTCTCCGTCGGCAGCGGCTTCGGCGGGTTCCAGTCCGCGGTCGTCATGAACCGGCCCGGCGAACGGACCAGTGGGAGGACCTGA